In one Lolium rigidum isolate FL_2022 chromosome 3, APGP_CSIRO_Lrig_0.1, whole genome shotgun sequence genomic region, the following are encoded:
- the LOC124700960 gene encoding LOW QUALITY PROTEIN: glutamic acid-rich protein (The sequence of the model RefSeq protein was modified relative to this genomic sequence to represent the inferred CDS: deleted 1 base in 1 codon), producing MDTEPFDEVDLLALPTSPAVASPPRRLKRLKKSSQTTASAKAPPAASPPPPSSPPAPAQETLAPVLGSPAPPPNSSSPPPADEETVAPHPGSPLPPPPKNPSPPPPAAAAPDADAVAPAQSSPPAPISSPLPPPDTAEEDDGLDPLFSDTAGLAGWDPSCFPTGEDDGDEEEEVLGGGLIEELRRERSAKKRLDMDEGEEGGGGEMGAEPEAAVTGKRSKRRKKDADGEGKRRKKDAEGEGKKRRKKEPKETAGSKKRAEKERRVQLDSIHAESQRLLRETRKASFKPIAEPVYKPISSVLEKIRLRKMEILKMSNTPVEEEEEEEADDASSEPENDPAEEPCVPEVKEVGSDDKDVENVSPNPGIGANAGGLDDHVSPPEDEDALTREKDLNNSGSKSPDKELVDKSQDNHEGNAQPSDDSNTDAVDETQLPPSSSPTKSTDDSSSEDEEDNDKENIYPDTQQNDVNTHQQPRRGRAGDSSADAAILKDFLDVEAEEEDDSDDDMMRFKDNEEEDGDDENEVLTALIAAGFEEEEVDHEKRNALHQKWLQQQDAAETNNVIQRLKYGHQEKKNLPDEDDDEDDAEDCEDESENEMPYDLTPNVVRQNSEKAKQMVAKLYTDENDTYEHSDDEEIEENLARQRISKREVHNSSFISPLEDDSSREMFSLIKKLNIAPQPKKGKQATSNLEMLMFGSNSNSSSKSSFLGRTTSGPVSSSHRSVYKTYVFGRDDSNSNSKSCLAASESTSDMDQTNPSQPKKAKFSSSQSKPAATGTGSESGSSSGASLFELLRRSSVATNKQEPSRPENFGIITESQAVHQFSAFKLSRKFSKIGARN from the exons ATGGACACGGAGCCCTTCGACGAGGTGGACCTCCTCGCCCTCCCCACTTCCCCGGCCGTCGCCTCGCCCCCACGCCGCCTCAAGCGCCTCAAGAAATCATCCCAAACCACAGCCTCCGCAAAAGCCCCTCCCGCCGCCTCCCCGCCTCCTCcgtcctcgccgccggcaccagcgCAGGAGACCCTAGCGCCGGTCCTC GGGTCTCCCGCGCCTCCTCCTAACTCCTCCTCGCCACCGCCGGCAGACGAGGAAACCGTAGCCCCGCACCCAGGGTCTCCCCTTCCCCCTCCTCCCAAGAacccctctccgccgccgccggcggcggcggcgccagatGCGGACGCCGTTGCGCCGGCACAGTCCTCGCCTCCCGCCCCGATCTCATCACCGCTCCCGCCGCCCGACACCgccgaggaggatgacgggctCGACCCGCTCttctcggacacggccggcctcGCGGGGTGGGACCCGTCGTGCTTCCCGACGggggaggacgacggcgacgaggaggaggaggtgctcgGGGGAGGGCTCATCGAGGAGCTCCGGAGGGAGAGGTCCGCCAAGAAGCGGCTCGACATGGACGAGGgggaagagggcggcggcggcgaaatgGGCGCCGAGCCGGAGGCGGCTGTGACGGGGAAGAggagcaagaggaggaagaaggatgcggatggggaggggaagaggaggaagaaggatgcggagggggaggggaagaagaggaggaagaaggagcccAAGGAGACGGCTGGATCCAAGAAACGGGCTGAGAAG GAGAGGAGGGTGCAGCTTGATTCCATCCACGCCGAATCACAGAGGCTGCTGCGAG AGACAAGGAAGGCGTCGTTTAAGCCGATTGCGGAGCCGGTGTACAAGCCCATCTCTTCAGTCCTGGAGAAGATCCGCCTTCGGAAGATGGAGATTCTAAAAAT GTCAAACACTCCtgttgaagaagaggaggaggaagaagctgatGACGCCTCTTCAGAGCCTGAGAATGATCCCGCTGAAGAGCCATGTGTGCCCGAGGTCAAGGAAGTGGGCTCAGATGACAAGGATGTAGAGAATGTGAGTCCTAATCCAGGTA TTGGAGCAAATGCCGGTGGCCTGGATGACCATGTCAGCCCCCCTGAGGATGAG GATGCTTTGACTCGTGAGAAGGATCTTAATAACTCTGGTAGCAAATCTCCAGACAAG GAACTTGTTGATAAGTCTCAAGATAATCATGAAGGCAATGCCCAACCAAGTGATGACTCCAACACTGATGCGGTAGATGAAACTCAATTGCCCCCTTCTTCAAGCCCTACGAAGAGTACAGATGATAG TTCatcggaagatgaagaagacAATGACAAGGAGAACATTTATCCAGACACTCAGCAAAATGATGTGAACACCCATCAACAACCCCGACGAGGTCGTGCAGGTGATTCATCTGCAGATGCTGCTATCCTGAAAGACTTTCTAGATGTTGAAGCTGAGGAAGAGGATGATAGTGATGATGACATGATGAGGTTTaaggacaatgaagaagaggatggcGATGATGAAAATGAGGTACTTACTGCCCTGATAGCTGCTGGgtttgaagaagaagaagtagatcacGAGAAACGCAACGCTCTCCATCAAAAGTGGCTTCAGCAACAAGATGCTGCTGAAACAAACAATGTCATTCAGAGATTAAAATATGGTCAtcaggagaagaaaaacttgccagatgaagatgacgatgaagatgatgctGAAGACTGTGAGGATGAATCAGAAAATGAAATGCCATATGACTTGACTCCAAATGTTGTGCGACAGAATTCTGAAAAAGCAAAACAAATGGTTGCCAAATTGTACACAGATGAGAATGACACTTATGAGCACTCTGATGATGAGGAAATAGAGGAGAATTTGGCCCGTCAACGTATTTCAAAGCGAGAA GTTCATAATAGTTCATTCATATCTCCGTTGGAAGATGACAGTTCAAGGGAAATGTTTAGTCTGATAAAGAAGCTCAATATTGCTCCTCAACCCAAGAAGGGAAAGCAAGCCACAT CAAATCTTGAAATGCTTATGTTCGGAAGTAACAGCAACTCATcttcaaag TCGTCTTTTCTTGGCCGAACAACAAGTGGTCCAGTGTCATCTTCTCACAGATCAGTCTACAAAACCTATGTTTTTGGTCGTGACGACAGCAATAGCAACAGCAAGAGCTGCCTAGCAGCCTCTGAGAGTACTTCAGACATG GACCAGACGAATCCCAGCCAACCCAAGAAAGCGAAGTTCAGCAGTTCACAGTCGAAACCAGCCGCAACAGGCACAGGCTCCGAGAGTGGCTCGAGTTCAGGCGCCTCGCTGTTCGAGCTCCTGCGCAGATCATCTGTCGCTACCAACAAGCAAGAGCCCAGCCGCCCCGAAAACTTTGGCATCATCACCGAGAGTCAAGCGGTGCACCAGTTCTCGGCATTCAAACTGTCGAGGAAGTTTTCCAAGATTGGAGCAAGAAACTGA